In Candidatus Edwardsbacteria bacterium, a genomic segment contains:
- the pheT gene encoding phenylalanine--tRNA ligase subunit beta has translation MKITYNWLKEFIDFNWTVKELSDKLTFSGIEVEAVEPLSGGDHLLDLEITPNRPDCLSLLGIARDIRALAGGKITQPDCIVAEKGQPIDQLAKLTIEDGAGCPRYLARVITGVKIAESPGWLKTKIEKIGLRPINNVADVTNLVMYELGHPLHAFDYDKLADHTIVVRRAKPNENFTTLDGVERKLTVDNLVIADAKRPVALAGIMGGLESEISDNTKNVLLESAYFEPNLIRKGSRSLGLKTDASYRFERGADPLILKKAADRAAKLIAELAGGQVAAGVLDVAKTEFPEYRQLSLRPEKANSLLGMDIPAQRMVEILNALELKAKISNDVIQVQVPSFRSDIEREVDLIEEVGRIFGYDNLPGDRIEPWAVPAVKRPKDIFLAGVSKAMTSQGFSEHYGLTLIDPGKLEALDLSPAFPSQPAVELVNPISSDQSALRTILLPGLLEAAGQNLNNGIAGVRLFEMGKIFRPQKSTPYEGLHLGALLCGQAADQSWDAKPKAVDFFDIKGALQFLLDSLGMAEAEFAAEKIAALHPGRSAMVRVNKKILGCCGELDPSVSAKIGLKDRIYYLEIDLEVLMELSGLKQNRYRDLPKYPSIKRDLALDLPAETECRRVTELIGQLAGGELESVSLFDLYQGKQIEPGRKSMAFSLVYRAAGRTLTDAEVSGIHQKVLEGLKGKLQANIR, from the coding sequence ATGAAGATAACCTATAACTGGCTTAAAGAATTCATAGATTTCAACTGGACGGTCAAGGAGCTGTCCGACAAGCTGACCTTCTCCGGCATAGAGGTGGAGGCGGTCGAGCCATTGTCCGGCGGCGACCATCTGCTGGATCTGGAGATCACACCCAACCGGCCGGATTGCCTGTCCCTGCTGGGCATCGCCCGGGACATCAGGGCCCTGGCCGGCGGGAAGATCACCCAGCCCGACTGCATAGTGGCCGAAAAAGGTCAGCCGATTGACCAGCTGGCCAAATTGACCATTGAAGACGGAGCGGGATGCCCCCGGTATCTGGCCCGGGTGATCACCGGGGTCAAGATAGCCGAATCCCCCGGCTGGCTTAAAACGAAGATCGAGAAGATAGGGCTGCGCCCTATCAATAACGTGGCGGATGTGACCAATCTGGTGATGTATGAATTGGGGCATCCGCTTCATGCGTTTGATTATGACAAGTTGGCCGATCATACCATTGTGGTCAGGCGGGCCAAGCCCAATGAGAATTTTACCACCCTGGATGGAGTGGAGCGAAAACTTACGGTCGACAACCTGGTGATCGCCGATGCCAAGCGGCCGGTGGCCCTGGCCGGCATCATGGGCGGGCTGGAGTCGGAGATATCCGACAATACAAAAAACGTCCTTTTGGAAAGCGCCTATTTCGAGCCCAACCTGATACGCAAGGGAAGCCGGTCTTTGGGCCTTAAGACCGATGCTTCATACCGCTTTGAGCGGGGGGCCGATCCTCTTATTTTGAAGAAAGCGGCCGATAGGGCCGCCAAACTGATAGCCGAATTGGCCGGAGGCCAGGTGGCGGCGGGTGTGCTGGATGTGGCCAAAACGGAATTTCCCGAATACCGCCAACTGTCATTGCGTCCGGAGAAGGCCAATAGCCTGCTGGGAATGGACATTCCCGCCCAGAGGATGGTTGAGATACTGAATGCCCTGGAACTGAAGGCGAAAATATCCAACGATGTCATACAGGTGCAGGTGCCCAGCTTTCGCAGCGATATCGAGCGCGAGGTGGACCTGATTGAAGAGGTGGGCCGGATCTTCGGCTACGACAACCTGCCCGGGGATCGTATCGAGCCCTGGGCGGTCCCGGCCGTCAAACGCCCCAAGGATATCTTTCTGGCCGGGGTCTCAAAAGCCATGACCAGCCAGGGATTCTCCGAGCATTACGGCCTGACCCTGATAGACCCGGGAAAACTGGAGGCTTTGGACCTGTCGCCGGCCTTTCCGTCCCAACCGGCGGTGGAACTGGTCAATCCCATCTCCTCGGACCAATCAGCCCTCAGGACGATTTTGCTTCCGGGCCTGCTGGAGGCGGCCGGACAGAACCTGAACAACGGCATCGCCGGCGTCAGGCTTTTCGAGATGGGAAAAATATTCCGCCCCCAAAAGTCAACTCCTTACGAAGGCCTTCATCTGGGAGCCTTACTGTGCGGCCAGGCGGCTGATCAATCATGGGATGCCAAGCCCAAGGCGGTTGATTTCTTCGATATCAAGGGCGCTTTGCAGTTCCTGCTGGATTCTCTGGGCATGGCTGAGGCCGAATTTGCCGCAGAAAAGATCGCGGCTTTGCATCCCGGCCGTTCGGCCATGGTCAGGGTCAATAAAAAAATACTGGGCTGCTGCGGGGAGCTGGATCCGTCGGTATCGGCCAAGATAGGGCTTAAGGATCGGATATATTACCTGGAGATCGATCTGGAGGTTCTGATGGAGTTGTCCGGATTGAAACAGAACAGATACCGGGATCTGCCGAAATACCCGTCAATAAAGCGGGATCTGGCCCTGGATCTGCCGGCGGAGACGGAATGCCGGCGGGTTACCGAACTGATCGGACAGCTGGCCGGCGGCGAACTGGAATCGGTGTCATTGTTCGACCTGTATCAGGGAAAGCAGATCGAGCCGGGCCGCAAGAGCATGGCCTTCTCACTGGTCTACCGGGCGGCCGGCCGGACCCTCACCGACGCCGAGGTCTCAGGCATCCATCAAAAAGTGTTGGAGGGATTGAAGGGGAAACTGCAGGCCAATATCAGATAA
- the zapB gene encoding cell division protein ZapB: protein MSLDALDALEERIDKAVGTITQLKKAKDQLEGENAQLKGQLETLNKKIKSMEDRGGDLESLQDENRQLKGSQEELKSKLENIIGKLDKLQQ, encoded by the coding sequence ATGAGCTTAGACGCACTGGATGCACTGGAGGAAAGGATCGACAAAGCGGTCGGGACCATCACACAGTTAAAGAAAGCCAAGGATCAACTGGAGGGCGAGAACGCCCAGCTAAAGGGACAGCTGGAGACCCTGAATAAAAAGATCAAGTCAATGGAGGATAGGGGCGGGGACCTGGAATCCCTGCAGGATGAGAACCGGCAGCTTAAGGGGTCGCAGGAAGAGCTTAAGAGTAAGCTGGAAAACATAATAGGCAAGCTGGATAAACTCCAGCAGTAG